AGGGCGGGTGCGTCGGGGGTGCGGGCGGCCTGCTCGGCGATCAGCCGGTGGATCGGGGCCGTCGGGGCGGCGGACGGGGCCGGGTTCCACTCGTGCAGGATCCGGCGGGTCTCCTCGGCGGAGAGCACCGGCAGCCGGCCGATCGGCAGGTCCGGGTCGGCGGTGGCCGCGCCCAGCACGGTGCGGAACTGGGCGGTCAGGGCCTGCGCGGTCGCCTCGTCGAACAGGTCGGTGGCGTACTCCAGCCGTCCGGTGAGCCGCTCGCCGGAGCGGGTCAGGCTGAGCGTCAGGTCGAACTTGGCGCTCGCGGTGTCGCCGGGCACCATCCGGACCGTGCAGCCGGGCAGGTCGAGGCCGTCGGAGCCGCCCTCGTGGTAGCTGACCATCAGCTGGAACAGCGGGTTGTAGGCCGGGTCGCGGACCGGGTTGAGCTCCTCGATCAGCTTCTCGAACGGCAGGTCCTGGTGGGCCACCGCGGCCCGGCTCTCGTCCCGGGCGCGCAGCACCAGGTCGCGGAAGGCCGGGTTGCCGGAGACGTCGATCCGCTGGACCACGGTGTTGGCGAAGAAGCCGATCAGCGGGTGCAGTTCGGCCCGGGCGCGGCCGGCCACCGGCGAGCCGACGATCACCTCCTCGCCGCCGGTGTGGGCGTGCGCCAGGGCGGCGAACGCGGCCAGCAGCACGGCGAACGGGGTGGCGCCGCAGGCCCGGGCCAGCGCGTCCACCCGGTCGGCGGTGGCCGGGTCGACCGGGAAGTCGAGGTGCGCGCCGGCGTAGCTCTGCTGCGGCGGCCGGGGCCGGTCGGCGGGCAGGGTGGCCAGCGCGGGCGCGCCGTCCAGGCGGCGGCGCCAGTGGTCGAGCGCCTCGGCCAGCGGCTCGCCGCCGAGCCGGGCCAGCTGCTGCTCGGCGAAGGCCGCGTACTGGGTCTCCAGGGCGGGCAGCGCCGCCTCGGTTCCCTCGGTGAACTCCCGGTACAGCGCCGAGAGTTCACCGGAGAGCAGGCCCAGCGACCAGCCGTCGCAGGCGATGTGGTGCAGGCTCAGGCAGAACCAGTGCTCCTCGGCGTCCAGCCGCAGCAGCAGCGGGCGGACCATCAGGTCCTGCTCCAGGTCGAACGGGCGGCGGGCCTCCTCCTCGGCCAGCCGCTCGGCCTCGGCCAGCGGGTCGGGCAGACCGCGCAGGTCGACCAGCGGGACGGGCACCGGCTCGGCCGGGCGGACGAACTGGCGCGGGGCGCCGTCGACCGGGCGGAACACGGTGCGCAGCACCTGGTGGCGGCGGACCACGGCGGTCAGCGCGCGCTCCAGCGCCGCGGCGTCCAGCGGGCCGGTGATCCGGTGGACCATCGGCACCACGTACACCGGGTTGTCCGGGTCGAGCTGGTCGAGGAACCACAGGCGCTGCTGCGGGAAGGACAGCGGGTGGTGCTGTTCGGCGAGGCGCTGCCGGAGCCGTTCGGCGAGCAGCGCCCGGCGGGCGTCCGGGGAGTCGGGGGTGGTGGCCGTCATCGCTCTACCTCGTTCTCGGCCAGGTCGCGCAGCAGCGCCTCGACCTCGTCGTCGGACAGTTCGTGGAGCCGGTCGAGCAGGTCCTCGCCGTAGCCGGCGGCCGGGGCCTGCACGCCGTCGCCGTCGGTGTCGGCGGCCGGGGTGTCGGCGGCGGCCCGGGCGGCGTCCACCTCGGCGGCCAGCCGGGCGACCGTGGGCAGTTGCAGGAAGCGGCGCAGCGGGACCTCGGTGCGGTGCAGCTCGTTGACCCGGGCGACGGTGCGCATGGCGAGCAGCGAGTTGCCGCCGAGGGCGAAGAAGTCGTCGGTGGCGCCGATCGCGGCGACCCCGAGCAGTTCGGCGACCAGCCCGGCCAGTTCCCGCTCGGTGGCGGTGCGGGGCTCGACCCGGTCGTCCGCGGCGAGGTCCTGGTCGCCGACCGGCGGCAGCGCGGCGCGGTCGATCTTGCCGCTGGCGGTCAGCGGCATCGCGGGCAGCTGCACGTACGCGGCGGGCAG
This is a stretch of genomic DNA from Kitasatospora fiedleri. It encodes these proteins:
- a CDS encoding condensation domain-containing protein, translated to MTATTPDSPDARRALLAERLRQRLAEQHHPLSFPQQRLWFLDQLDPDNPVYVVPMVHRITGPLDAAALERALTAVVRRHQVLRTVFRPVDGAPRQFVRPAEPVPVPLVDLRGLPDPLAEAERLAEEEARRPFDLEQDLMVRPLLLRLDAEEHWFCLSLHHIACDGWSLGLLSGELSALYREFTEGTEAALPALETQYAAFAEQQLARLGGEPLAEALDHWRRRLDGAPALATLPADRPRPPQQSYAGAHLDFPVDPATADRVDALARACGATPFAVLLAAFAALAHAHTGGEEVIVGSPVAGRARAELHPLIGFFANTVVQRIDVSGNPAFRDLVLRARDESRAAVAHQDLPFEKLIEELNPVRDPAYNPLFQLMVSYHEGGSDGLDLPGCTVRMVPGDTASAKFDLTLSLTRSGERLTGRLEYATDLFDEATAQALTAQFRTVLGAATADPDLPIGRLPVLSAEETRRILHEWNPAPSAAPTAPIHRLIAEQAARTPDAPALVAAADDPEQAISYRELDERAERLAARLRARGVGRDVVVGIHLERSPELVVALLAVLKAGGAYLPLDPAYPADRLAFMVEDSGTPVIVTSGPLARRLADGPAALLRIDQDDQDDQHDQHDRAAPAAPAPWRPRPRRAPTSSPTSSTPPARPAAPRA